The segment ttaaaattaaaattgaataaaacataaaataaaacatagtagataatattcaaatttaaataaaacattcagagtttttggaaaaaaaaaaaaaactacgggtcttgaatgttcgggaacgtctcgttcgggtacatcctcttcatcatctccatcatctgctcgttcagcctcttctgggtctcatagcccgcctgttgagctgccatctgagtctccaacgcagatatccgatcatccttgtccttcagctgagccgtaagaacttctggatcaacatacacatgtggtgcagaagaaggagcagctgaccgggagcgacgacccaaaccgaccaaacgtccctttttctttggaaccgactgaaatataaataaccaagtgaagataatttaaattgatgataaaataaaaatcaagaaataattaaattgaattttttaaaaaaaaaaacttaccgattcaacgatttcgttgattcgaacccgagacaagttggtcgaggccgtcgaatcgtcatcatcggtttgaagctgagacacttcgtcatacacctgagtttggaccaggtcgaccacgtccctcacaagaccatcatcaatctggccggtcttcttgttggtatacgcccttttcataagggcgagatcatcaactgggtgaccttcattttcttccgccttgaaaaaaaataaattagacaaacattagaaatttgaaaatacaaaaaaataaaattctgaaacttaaataattgaagaaaaagcggttgagcttaccatgcgatccgccagagtggcaatagattgagcacccaagttatgcttgtagatgccctttcctttacggtcgctcctgcggttgttggagttggtggaagaagtttctttcgtctcttctttatcccaatgcgcacacaactccttccagaccgtgtcgttcatcgactttgggaccttttaatttaaaaaaaaaaagtttaataattttaaaaatagttaataaattaaaaattgttaataaattaaaaactaccttgtttacttcccacttcttcttccactcgtacatctgcttcccatagttgtccataactttatggacaaaatggtgatagatagagagcgtatcatcggcattccagttgaattcttgctgaaatagtttaaaaatagtttttaagcacaaaaatataatagtttaataattacaaaaatcgtcgttttaataaataaaaaatagtttaataattaaaaaaataatttaataattacaaaaataagtttttataatatttaaaatgtctaataaatataaaaattagtttaataattacaaaaataagttttaataatatttaaaatgtctaataaatatagaaaatagtttaataattacaaaaaatagttttaataatataaaaaatataatttaaaaattagaatacttaccgcaaactgctgaaaccacagatgctgcttctcgacagggaagtgagtgaaagtcggatgtccgctgtcgagggccgagtacatcatacggttgatccatgcgctgatcccattcccggatcggttgaacctaattaaaaaaataaattattaataaaaaaatagtttaaataaaaaatagtttaaaaaataaaagtttaaattaccatgtttgaccatgtccatgtggatactcagtgagatagggaagatggtcacgaccgggctgtcgaaccaactccgcaacccTCATCACTCCCAGAGgaccgggtgcagcagcgggaccaggagcgggtgcagcagcgggagcgggagcagcaggagcgagtaatggagagggagatgtatggtatgagctgtggggcgaaacggaatcctgaacatggctgggagaaccccgagactggctccccataccaccccggctacgacgctggcgaggccggatctgatcatcattagacctgtaaattaaaaaaaaacattttaaaaattagttctaataattttaattaaaaaaaacagtttaaataaaaaaagttttaataaataaaaaatagtttaaaaatttaaaaatagtttaaataaatcccaaaaacataataattacgaaaaatagttttaaaaatgtttaaaatgttaaataattacaaaaatagttttcataatattaaaaatgtttaataaatatagaaatttatattttacatataaaatacaaaaaaatgtttttaaatattatataatgatttttaatcttaaaaaaagttttatagattttaaaaatgtttaataaatatataaatgaatcaAATTCGATTttatataaccacaaaattaataaaaactaaaaaaaaaattcaaatcaagtgaaatacataatcaaactcgattttacacaaatctaccattcaccctaacaaaatctataaatctcattccaaaatcatcaaatctacttaaaaaccatacaaatctaacctaaaagagtgggatagggttcttacatgattatgggggaggattaggggagattcgccggaaaaacgggagagagaacggtggagtcgccggaaatcgcgagaggaGAGGCTCAGCgcgcggagagaaagagagaaatggggaagaagatcgggctcgccctaatattatgaggcgtccgacggaaactatccgtcggaatttcctcggaaatatttaatatttccgtcggaatttcctcggaattctttgattcaattttcccgaaatatttggcggcttggtttacccggttaaatgaaaatattccgacgaacaatgattcctcggaataccctcggtaatctccgaggaatttctgaggaaccagggtttggggttttaaaacatcgattattttcgccgtatttcatttcttatacaattataatgcataccattgaggattctttgtatagatgatcataaaccatgaaataacacaatttcaaaaataattgtaagtattccctttaccatttattaaagtgtataagtgtttctcttatgttgtgtggttttcgttcatgcaatcgtaaaagtgtttgttattggataaaacacca is part of the Brassica rapa cultivar Chiifu-401-42 chromosome A09, CAAS_Brap_v3.01, whole genome shotgun sequence genome and harbors:
- the LOC117128385 gene encoding uncharacterized protein LOC117128385 gives rise to the protein MGSQSRGSPSHVQDSVSPHSSYHTSPSPLLAPAAPAPAAAPAPGPAAAPGPLGVMRVAELVRQPGRDHLPYLTEYPHGHGQTWFNRSGNGISAWINRMMYSALDSGHPTFTHFPESTDR